The Falco peregrinus isolate bFalPer1 chromosome 11, bFalPer1.pri, whole genome shotgun sequence genome includes the window CCGACCTCTTTGTAAGAAGTTTCGAATTGGTTTGTGTTTCATCAGTTGATACTGAGAAAGTGACCCAACCACTACCATAATGAGGACATCTTTCAGATCACAGAAGTACCTGCTCTGGGCAAAATTAAAGGCTTCCACACACCACCCATCTTTGAGAAACTGCCTGGTCACAATGCaaattgttttcctgctgttccaAATGGCATCACGAATATTGTTGATGTGTTCTTCCCCGGGCAAGAAATCTCTTTCCTCAAAGCACAAGGTAAATCTGTTTTTATCAAAATACTGTGAATCCAGGTGCTTTAGCAAAGAATTCTGGACCCATTCAAAGTCATTTTTGCTGTAGCACAAATACGCATCATATCTGTATCCACTTTTATCTACTACTTGTGGATAGCTGTCTataatttttttggtaataGTTTTATACCAGACAAAACAAATCCCCCGACAGCGAGTGTAAATGGTGACTGCCATCAGCAACGCTAGAAGAGTGATGGAGGTGAAGATAAACACTGAGAACCTGAGTGTCTGCTGGAGTTCATCTTCATTGCAACCATCGTATGTCAGAGATGACAGTGGTACTCCTGCAAATGCAGGTGGGTATGCACAGTACCTGTCAGATTGTGAGCCAGCCAGGGTTACGTTGGTTTCATTTAGCCACGCTAGTAGGCTCTTTAAAGTACAATCACAGACATAATTATTATGTGTTATATCCAGAATATTCAAAGTCATAAAGACTTCAggctcaggggaaaaaagctggtTTCCAGATAAGTTTAGGTTTGTTAGGCTTGGTGGAAAAAGCCCAGAAGAAAGATGAGACAGTAGGTTGGAAGCTAGATTAAGTCTTTTTAGAGATTTTAGACCTCTGAAAATCTCCTGTGGAAGAGCACTAAGGTAGTTGTTATTCAGATGTAGAACCTGCAGTTTGGACAGTGCCCTGAACACGTCCAAACATAAATCTCTCTCCCACACAAGCTGTAACATATTTTCACCTAGATCCATATAGATTAACTGATTGTTTTCTATAACATTATCGCTTTTCACACAGTAAGAGAAGCGATTCTGTTTTAAGAAGATATACTGCACATCTGGAACTTGGAAAAGAATATATAGGTCACCCAGGTTTGCCAACcaatttctttctaattcaAGGTAAGTTGCTACTATTGCTGTGTCAGCTATAGACATTAGCTTATTGTCACCTAAAAAAGCAGCGGTCAGATGTGGAAAGGAAGGGAGTTTTTTAATGGCGTTGTCTCGGAGATCAATCGTTTTCAGACTTAGTAAGTTACGGAATGATTTTTCACCAATCATCCCAATATGATTTTGCTGTAAATCAATATACATGACACTATGTAGACCTTCAAAAGTATAATCATACAACTCACCTAAAAGATTACTTGACAGATTGAGAATTTTTAGGTCTCCCAAGCCAAAAAATGCTTGCCTTTggatttgatttattttgtttttgaaaaggtTTAGCAATTCCAGATTACCAAGGCTTTGAAAGATTAAAGAAttgagagagaaaatgtaaccATTTGAAATATCAAGCAAGCGAAGATCACTTCTTGCTAGTCCTGCAAATGTATCATTATCTggatttttaatgttattaaaGCCAAATCCTGAACCCATTGTATGAGACCTAAATATTAAAGAATCAATTTGAGTCCCTTGAATGGCTGTACAGAAATAGCGGActttctctgtgctccagcCATTGTTACTAAGGTCTAGTGAGTTAAACgtaatatttttgaaaggatTTGGGCATTTGGCCCAGACCATTTCATCTGTCATGTACAAATTATTAGAACTGaggctaaaaaataaaaagcgtTTCCCTCGGAAGCTGGTAAGATTGCTTTCACACAGGTTGGATATCTTGTTGAATTTCAGGTTCACAGTTTTCAAGACGGTTAGGTTATAAAATAAAGGATGAGGCTGAAGTTTTGTAATTTGGTTCCCTGATAGATCCAGTTCTTCTAATGAGGTTAAATCTTGAAAGTAACGTTCCTCCAGGATGGAATCTCCTAGGTAGTTCTGAAACAGACGGAGAACAGTCAGACTTGGCAAGCCCACAAAAGCATCAAGATCCAGTTGAAGAATCCTGTTGAATCCCAAGTCTAAGACACGAAGTCTTGGCAGGTTCTTGAAAGCTCCTTTTCCTATGGTAACAGGATAGACATACTGCGTTCCGATTTCCAACACCAACAAGTGCTCCAGCAGTGGAAACGAAGTTGCAGTCACTTGGCTGATATAGTTGTAAGTCAGCAAAAGCTTCACCGTGTCCTTTGGCACAAGTGGAATATCTGTGAGGTTGCAGAAGTAATATAGGGAGACTTGGGCTTCTGAGTAACAGCTTCTAAGTGCCCATGTGTCACTAGCTAGTGATACTCCAAAGACAAATACGAGCTGCTGATATAGCATCATGAACCTGtgtgaaaacagtgaaaatattaaGCATTAATTCTGCAGTTGGCTATCTATGCAGTAAGCTGTACAGCACATTTGTAACAGTTGTAGAATAAAAGGCTAATGTCACGCTAAGAATTACTAGTGATTTGGGATTTATCCTTTCTTTGAAGTCTAGCAGGCATCATTTGATAGGCTGGCTGGTGAGAAGATGGGTCCCTATGAGAACTGAGCACCTCTACCACCTGAAAAGTAACCCTGCTTTAGGTACATTAAGGGCAGCATGAAAACTCCACTAGGTAAGTGTGAAAATCTTGCCCTTGCTATTTCATTTGCATCATGGAACTGATAATGCTGGTGTATTAGTTTCATTCCTTAATCAGTTAGCCAAACAGGTTTAAACAGTTTGGATAACCTAAGTAAGGTCAGTCGAGAGCTGGCCAAGGCTGCTCTTCCCCTGAATGCTCTCCTTGTCAGGGTGATCATGCTACTTGGAATTCAGATTGCTGTCACACACAAGTGCCTAACTGCcgtgaatttttaaaaaggtgacCTCTTCCAGGGCTCTTTGAGCCTCAGATTCACCCTGTGATGTGAAACTGTTCTTGAAAGGGTTGTAAAGTAGTTTTGAAAGTACAGGCAGGAACAAGTCTGacagtgaaggaaaagaaaaaatgcagtacCCCGAAACTGTGCCGCAAGATTTCATGTTTTATGAAAAACTACATTTCGTGAACTGTAAATTCCTAAGCTATACAAAAAGGTGCATAACGTAATTTATGCAGCTCACTGACAAAtccatttattaatttattcccACTCTGGATTTTCCTTGCATTATGCCATCTGTCTGCTTGTCTATCCCTTTATCTGAGACAAAAACCTTTTCAAAGCAAGATTTTTACTGAGTCTGGTAAAGAACAGAGCAAATTATTAACCCTAAAGTGATTGTTTGTGTactgcagtttaaaaaacaacctTCTAACTAAGATTTCAACcatctgcctctgctttttaaaacacatttattgaAATGAAATGACAACCGAACCTCCAGCACAATCTGCTTAAAAATTGGTAAGTGTAAAATCCTTGTGGAACCAAACCCCCGATGGCCATCTAACGTCTGCAAAGTACATCTActtcagagaggaaagaagCTGGACTTTGAGCCAGTAATTAAGAAGAGGTAAACCCTGCTAATTATTATGATGATGATTTGAACACACTGCTACTTTAAAGCACAAGTACAAAATTCTGTGCAGAATATTGCACTTGAACTAAAATAATCTGCTTCTTGCCATCATACAAAGTGGTATCTGGGAAATGAAGAGGTACGTCAGTAGAAACCACCATGATATTCCCACTGCAAATACCAAATGAAAGAGCTAGCCATTTTTTAGAGACTATCTGCTAAATAGGAAGTACAAGGATACTATAGTACCATCAAATCTTGTATCTCACTGTACCTAACATTTTTGGTGATGGTCTCAAAATCATTTGATTATACTAAAACCTTAACTTGTAACACCTGTGACTGCTAAGGGGAGTCCGCAAATTTCCACCCTACAGGCTTTCCCCAAGGGGGAAGACACATACCTTGCAACTTAAAATACTGATCTTGTCATTTTTAAGACAATTTCATGGTTTTGGGACAAGATCTTATTCTTGAAAGTAAAAGAGAGTATGAATATTCATACTATATATGTTCATAAAGAACACTTGGATAGAGTGCTGAATTCTGAAGTTCTGGCATTCAAATTTCATTCATATTTTGTCTCACTACAGAATTTAGGATGTgctgcaaagaacagcaaattGCAGGCAGTGAGTATCAAAATTCTGTTATAGAGATTTTTAACTGCATCGATGGGGAATAATTCCTAGTACtagaaaataattgtgttttcCACCCTCTCTTTTCGACTTAGCATGCAGTGTTAAAAGGGGACATTATAAGCAGTAAACTATATAACGTTTGTCTTTGCAACTACAAAATATTGtagattattaaaaaagaaaacatacagcagGTCGTTCAAGATCttggttttttacttttctctttgcttgaaccatgaaaacaaaacaccaacttTCCCTTTTATTACTTGTTAACTATTACAGTAGTTCTTTTGTTGACACCATAATACAAGATGTTTAGCACtaataattttgaattaatgTAATTAACCTTTCAGACATTTACGTGTGCATTCCTTGTCTTTGCCCAAATGCCATGGTTGGTTTTTAAAGTTTGGGCAAAATCACAGCATCACCAGCAGTGACAAATAGATAGTACTTTGGAAGTAGAAACGTAATAGACGTGTATCTACTTACCACAAGAAAAAGCCTAAAATGTTTACAGTGAAACAGTTAGAAAATGTTgttggttttaaattttaaaatgtagttttatttttatcattagaaaataaggaaatggTGAAATATTTCTAGCCACCTTTGCTTTTACACTTACCTGCTTTTCCACATTCTTATAAGCTAAAGAAGCCTCTAACAATCTCTTAACAGTTGTTACACTCCACCTCGGCTCTGGTTTGGTGACAGGGAAGAATTCATTTGTAAACTCTTTGCTCCCTcaattttttctgcatgttaCTACCTTTTCCCCTAATCTTGGCCCGCTGCGACGAGGAGGATGATGCTGGCAGTAAGTAATGCCTCTTAGTGCTCTCATAAGGACAGCAAAGATTTTTACGTTAACAGAATCCCTCCATGCAGCATTTTATATAACCCTTCACCACTGTCCATTAGCACCTAAAACCTTTTGGGAAGAATATTCTTCCCACAAAATGATGACCATCCCATTCAGTTACGTGCCTGTGCATGGACATGGAGATTAAGGGTGGTGTAAATGCTTCATTTGTTATtgaaaactgaagcaataaAGTTTAGAGAACCAGAGCTCAGCATgtgaggttttgtttccttccaccGCACTGGTGTCAGAAGGGGTGAGCAGCAAAGGGAAGTGGAAGAGtagaagggggaggaaaaacGCAGCAAATGCTTTTGGGGTGGAAAGTCCTAAGCAGGGTATGTTTCTGAGCAATGGAAAGAAATGTACAATGCAGGGTAGATATTCTACCTGGATCTAAAGGCAGCAAGCAAGTGCATACACAACACAAATACTCTAGCTGCGGTCTCAGCCTCCTCGGGAAGAGGGCATCTGGACCAGGGAAGGCTGATGCAGATGCTTTGAGTCGTTTGGAACTGACCTACACTATTgtcctcatttttaaaaaaactcgGGTTTTGTTAACTTGGTTTTAAATCGCCTAGAAACCTTCATTAGcacagcaaaaaacccaaagggacCTGACAGTACCTGAGAGTGGATGTTGTAGTAGTGCCTGTCCATCTCAGCGCAGTTGTGTACACCTCAGGACGTCTGCAGAAACTGTCAGAAAGCAGGGCCCGAAGTACGGCTGAGCAGGAGAGCTAGGGCTGTCTCCTTTCTGACGTACACAAGCCCCGAAAGAATTTAAGAGTAACAGCTCTCCCATGGAGAGTTAGAAATCCCTTGCCATTCTCCTTTCCATACCCCCAACAAAAATGTACCGGAGTCCACAGAGATGAAGAACAAGTCAGATAACCTATTTTTCTCCTTACTAATGGCCAACGGTATTTGCTTGCTATTTTAAAAGAGtgatctgaaaggaaaatgtcagtCTCCAAAGTGGTTTTGTGCAGCATTCCGTACATGCTTACTCTCTTCGGCAGCCTCCCATGCTTCCCCCACATAACCTTAGGTCAAACATGAACCAGCACATGCCAGTGGAAGTGAACAGACGTGTTCCATATGTGCTTACAACAATGAGAAGTGGGCCTAAATGGTTCCCCACTGTCAGCCATAGGTTTTGGGGAACTGGGCTGCAGAGACGCTGGTTATCTGGGTGGACTCTAGAGAAGATGTCTGATATAATCATCAATAAGacttaaaaacttcaaaaatattttcaatgatCTATTGCAGTGACTGTGATACCCTCTTAAGAAGTTTTTTCCTAGATGATGACAGGCCACCAGAGGAGTTGTGTGCCCATCAGGAACACAGATCCCTTGAAATAATTCCACAAGGATGAAGTTCTCTGACCAAGAATACCGGTCGTTTACGTGTTTGGGGTGTGGCTGGTGGATAAAAAGGTAAAGCTGGtaaatttttcatcttctgcaccaaagaaaaaaattttgttttgccGATGCTGATTTTCACAAAAAATCCAGGCCATTTTCTGTAGGTCACTGAATCACAGATGAGTAGggtatatatataataaaggTAGCAGCATCTTTTGATAAGTGTGTGAGAATCTAATTTCGAATTGCCGCAAGCCTGCTTTAGGACTAAGGGATAAACATTAATGCTACTGCCAAGCTggtaggttttttcccccttagcTCCATAGCTAAGGGTCTTGCTGTTTGGGCAGTGAGACAGGAGAGCTCACCTGGAGCTGCGTGAG containing:
- the TLR5 gene encoding toll-like receptor 5 isoform X1; translated protein: MCRFMMLYQQLVFVFGVSLASDTWALRSCYSEAQVSLYYFCNLTDIPLVPKDTVKLLLTYNYISQVTATSFPLLEHLLVLEIGTQYVYPVTIGKGAFKNLPRLRVLDLGFNRILQLDLDAFVGLPSLTVLRLFQNYLGDSILEERYFQDLTSLEELDLSGNQITKLQPHPLFYNLTVLKTVNLKFNKISNLCESNLTSFRGKRFLFFSLSSNNLYMTDEMVWAKCPNPFKNITFNSLDLSNNGWSTEKVRYFCTAIQGTQIDSLIFRSHTMGSGFGFNNIKNPDNDTFAGLARSDLRLLDISNGYIFSLNSLIFQSLGNLELLNLFKNKINQIQRQAFFGLGDLKILNLSSNLLGELYDYTFEGLHSVMYIDLQQNHIGMIGEKSFRNLLSLKTIDLRDNAIKKLPSFPHLTAAFLGDNKLMSIADTAIVATYLELERNWLANLGDLYILFQVPDVQYIFLKQNRFSYCVKSDNVIENNQLIYMDLGENMLQLVWERDLCLDVFRALSKLQVLHLNNNYLSALPQEIFRGLKSLKRLNLASNLLSHLSSGLFPPSLTNLNLSGNQLFSPEPEVFMTLNILDITHNNYVCDCTLKSLLAWLNETNVTLAGSQSDRYCAYPPAFAGVPLSSLTYDGCNEDELQQTLRFSVFIFTSITLLALLMAVTIYTRCRGICFVWYKTITKKIIDSYPQVVDKSGYRYDAYLCYSKNDFEWVQNSLLKHLDSQYFDKNRFTLCFEERDFLPGEEHINNIRDAIWNSRKTICIVTRQFLKDGWCVEAFNFAQSRYFCDLKDVLIMVVVGSLSQYQLMKHKPIRNFLQRGRYLRWPEDYQDVDWFLNNLSCQILKEKKVRRKAGDTELQTVATLSH
- the TLR5 gene encoding toll-like receptor 5 isoform X2 — protein: MMLYQQLVFVFGVSLASDTWALRSCYSEAQVSLYYFCNLTDIPLVPKDTVKLLLTYNYISQVTATSFPLLEHLLVLEIGTQYVYPVTIGKGAFKNLPRLRVLDLGFNRILQLDLDAFVGLPSLTVLRLFQNYLGDSILEERYFQDLTSLEELDLSGNQITKLQPHPLFYNLTVLKTVNLKFNKISNLCESNLTSFRGKRFLFFSLSSNNLYMTDEMVWAKCPNPFKNITFNSLDLSNNGWSTEKVRYFCTAIQGTQIDSLIFRSHTMGSGFGFNNIKNPDNDTFAGLARSDLRLLDISNGYIFSLNSLIFQSLGNLELLNLFKNKINQIQRQAFFGLGDLKILNLSSNLLGELYDYTFEGLHSVMYIDLQQNHIGMIGEKSFRNLLSLKTIDLRDNAIKKLPSFPHLTAAFLGDNKLMSIADTAIVATYLELERNWLANLGDLYILFQVPDVQYIFLKQNRFSYCVKSDNVIENNQLIYMDLGENMLQLVWERDLCLDVFRALSKLQVLHLNNNYLSALPQEIFRGLKSLKRLNLASNLLSHLSSGLFPPSLTNLNLSGNQLFSPEPEVFMTLNILDITHNNYVCDCTLKSLLAWLNETNVTLAGSQSDRYCAYPPAFAGVPLSSLTYDGCNEDELQQTLRFSVFIFTSITLLALLMAVTIYTRCRGICFVWYKTITKKIIDSYPQVVDKSGYRYDAYLCYSKNDFEWVQNSLLKHLDSQYFDKNRFTLCFEERDFLPGEEHINNIRDAIWNSRKTICIVTRQFLKDGWCVEAFNFAQSRYFCDLKDVLIMVVVGSLSQYQLMKHKPIRNFLQRGRYLRWPEDYQDVDWFLNNLSCQILKEKKVRRKAGDTELQTVATLSH